A region of the Flintibacter sp. KGMB00164 genome:
GCCTCGGGAGAACTGGGGCAAACATCTGGGACATAATTCTGCACAGACTCTATCTGACAAGATGGCCAACATTCATACATGTGCTGTCCCGCATGCTTTAATTTCCCTCATACATAGTACTAAGCCCCATAGGTTCGCATTGTACCTATGGGGCTACATATTTGAGATCTATTTTATTTCTGCCAGAGATCGGGATACTTTTCCTGGGCAATTTGGACCACCACACGGTCAAAGAGCACCAGGATCACCTGCATGTCGTGCTCCTGCAAAAAGGCCTGAATGGTCTCTACTGCCACTTCCAGGGCCTGGTCTTTGGGATATCCATACACCCCAGCAGAGATCAGTGGGAAGGCCACCGAGGCACACCCTTTCTCCCAGGCCAGCTTCAGGCTGGTACGGTAGCAGGAAACCAGCTTCTCCCGCTCACCCCGCTGCCCGCCATGCCAGATGGGCCCCACGGTGTGGATCACATACCGGCAGGGCAGCTGGTAGGCCTGGGTAACTTTGGCCTCTCCCGTCTCACAACCGCCCAAGGTCCGGCACTCCGCCAGCAGCTCCGGCCCGGCGGCCCGATGAATGGCGCCGTCCACGCCGCCTCCCCCCAGCAGAGAATGGTTGGCGGCATTGACGATGGCATCCACCTTCAACTGGGTAATATCCGCCTTCTGCATTTCCAGGGACATATCCCCACCTCCTGTTATGATGTTAGGATCATTGTATCCCATTCTCTCTCAAAAGACAACCAGCACAAGAAAAGGCCGGAGAACTTCCCCAGGAAGCTCTCCGGCCTTTTGTTCTTATATCGTTACGTCATTAAGCGTGGTGCTTGACGCCCAGGTTCTCAGACTGGAAAGCCCACAGCATACCAACCACGACAACCAGCATCCCAGCAACGCTGAGCACATCATTCAGGACCATTTTGCTCAACTCCTTTCTCCTTATGTCACTAGCATAGTCGGAGAGCTGAAAACAGTCAATGTACGATATTACAATCTCTGCCATGGAAAATACAGGCTGTTTTGTGCACATTTTCAGTTATTTTCAATAATGGTATAAATCCAACTATTTTAATCAATTTATATCACATTTTTAACATTTTCTTAGCGATGAATCATATTTTCCATATATATTCCAATATTGCATGGATCTGTGTTTTTCATATCTTGTAGGATATGTGACGCATAAAAATCGGGACGCCGCATTCTGCGGCGTCCCGATAAAACAGGGCTTTATTTAAACTTACAGCTCAGGCGCCTGGTCCTCTTCCACGGACTCAGACTCCAGTTCCATAGCGCCCTCCTCGAAGAGCAGCTCCTCCCCGGCGTCCTCGCTCTCGGGAGCCTCCAGAGCGTCGGCCACAATGCCGCCGTCCTGAGCGGTGAGGTTGCCCTCGTCGTCGAAGGTATCAAACTTGCGGTACTGAGTCAGACCGGAACCGGCAGGGATCAGCTTACCGATGATCACGTTCTCCTTCAGGCCCAGCAGGTGGTCCACCTTACCCTTGATGGCAGCCTCGGTGAGCACCTTGGTGGTCTCCTGGAAGGAGGCGGCGGACAGGAAGGACTCGGTGGCCAGAGAGGCCTTGGTGATACCCATGAGCAGACGGGTGCAGGTGGGCAGACGCAGCTCCTCGCCCATCTCGTTCTTCTCGCCGGCAGCGATACGGTCCTTGACCGCCTGCTCGGCATCCAGGAACTCGATGATGTCGATGGTGGAGCCGGACAGCAGATCGGAATCACCGGCGTCCTCCACACGGACCTTCCGCATCATCTGACGGACAATAACCTCGATGTGCTTATCGTTGGTGTCAACGCCCTGCTGACGGTACACCTTCTGAACCTCGCGGATCAGATAGTTATGACAGTCGGACAGGCCGCGGATACGCAGCACCTCGTGGGGAGACAGAGCGCCCTCGGTGAGCTGGAAGCCCTTCTCCACGGTGTCGCCGTCCTTGACCTTGATACCGGCGGAGTAAGGCAGAGCGTAGGTCACCACCTCGCCGTCGTTGGCGGTGATGGTCAGGTTGCACATGACATTGCGCTTGGTCTCCTCGATGGTCACGCGGCCGCCAATCTCGGCCAGCTGGGCCATCTTCTTGGGCTTGCGGGCCTCGAAGAGTTCTTCGACTCGGGGAAGACCCTGGGTGATATCGCCGCCGGCTACGCCGCCAGTGTGGAAGGTACGCATGGTCAGCTGGGTACCAGGCTCACCGATGGACTGAGCAGCGATGATACCAACGGCCTCGCCGGCGCCCACAGGCTCGCCGATGGCCAGGTTGATGCCGTAGCACTTGGCGCACACACCGCTGCGGGCGCGGCAGGTGAGTACGGAGCGGATCTTGACGGCATGGATGCCGTGGGCCTCCAGGACCTCGGCATTCTCCTTGCGGAGCATGGTGTCCTTGGTGAAGAGCAGCTCGCCGGTCTCAGGATCGACGATATCCGCGGTGGCATAGCGGCCATGGATACGCTCAGCGAAGGTCTCAATGACCTGGCCGTGCTCTTCGATCTCGCTGACCATGATACCATCGTCGGTACCACAGTCGTCCTCGCGGATGATGACCTCCTGGGAGACGTCAACCAGACGACGGGTCAGGTAACCAGAGTCGGCGGTACGCAGAGCGGTATCGGCCATACCCTTTCGGGCGCCTCGGGAGGAGATGAAGTACTCCAGTACGGAAAGGCCTTCACGGAAGTTGGCCTTGATGGGGATCTCGATGGTACGGCCGGAGGTATCGGCCATCAGGCCACGCATACCGGCCAGCTGACGGATCTGAGCCATACTACCACGGGCACCGGAATCAGCCATCATGAAGATAGGATTGTAGCGGTCCATGGACTCCTGCAGGGCGGTGGTCACGTCGGCGGTGGTCTTTTCCCAGGCCTGAACAGACAGGCGGTAGCGCTCCTCGTTGGTGATCAGACCGCGGCGGTACTGCCGGTCGATCTTGATGATCTCCTTCTCGGTGTCGCCGATCAGTTCGTACTTCTTCTGAGGTACAGTCATATCGGCGATGGCGACGGTCAGAGATCCGCGGGTGGAGTAGTGGTAGCCCAGATCCTTGATGGCGTCCAGCACACCGGCGGAAACGGTGAAGCCGTGCTTGGTAATGCACTTGTCGATGATCTTGCCCAGCTGCTTCTTGCCCACCACGAAGTTGATCTCGGGGTCGAACATGGTCTCGGGGTTGGTGCGGTCCACAAAGCCCAGATCCTGAGGAATGGCCTCGTTGTAGATCAGACGGCCCACGGTGGTCTCCACCAGCTTGTGCTCCATAACACCATTGATCTCACGGTACATACGCACCTTGATGGGGGTATGGAGGGTGACGATGCCGGAGTCGTAGGCCAGCATGGCCTCGTCCTTGTCGGCAAAACAGTGGCCCAGGCCGCCCTCCTCACGGGCATAGGTGAGGTAGTAGGCACCCAGGATCATATCCTGAGAGGGGATGGTAACAGGGCCGCCGTCCTGGGGACGCAGCAGGTTGTTGGCAGAGAGCATGAGCACCCGGGCCTCGGTCTGAGCCTCGGCAGACAGGGGTACGTGGACAGCCATCTGGTCGCCGTCGAAGTCGGCGTTAAAGGCGGTACACACCAGGGGGTGCAGCTTGATGGCGCGGCCCTCCACCAGGACAGGCTCGAAGGCCTGGATACCCAGACGGTGCAGGGTAGGCGCACGGTTGAGCATGACGGGGTGATCCTTGATGACGAACTCCAGGGCGTCCCACACAGCGGCCTCGCCCTTCTCCACCATCTTCTTGGCGGCCTTGATGTTGTTGGCCAGACCGTCGTCCACCAGCTTCTTCATCACGAAGGGGCGGAACAGCTCGATGGCCATCTCCTTGGGCAGACCACACTGGTAGATCTTCAGGGAGGGGCCGACCACGATAACGGAACGGCCGGAGTAGTCGACACGCTTACCCAGCAGGTTCTGACGGAAGCGGCCCTGCTTACCCTTCAGCATGTCGCTCAGGGACTTCAGAGCGCGGTTGTTGGCGCCGGTGACGGCACGGCCGCGGCGGCCGTTGTCGATCAGGGCGTCCACCGCCTCCTGGAGCATACGCTTCTCGTTGCGCACGATGATGTCAGGAGCGTTGAGCTGGATCAGGCGCTTGAGTCGGTTGTTGCGGTTGATGACCCGGCGGTAGAGGTCGTTGAGGTCAGAGGAGGCGTAGCGGCCGCCGTCCAGGGGAACCATGGGCCGGATCTCGGGGGGAATGACGGGCAGCACGTCAATGATCATCCACTCAGGCTTGTTGCCGGAGATGCGGAAGGCATCTACCACTTCCAGACGCTTGACGATGCGGGCCTTCTTCTGGCCGGAGGCGTCCTTGAGCTCCTTGCGAAGCTGGTCGGAGAGCTGCTCCAGATCGATCTGCTGCAGCAGCTTCTTCACGGCCTCGGCGCCCATGCCGGCGTCAAAGTCATCCTCGTACTTCTCCCGCATGTCCCGGTACTCCTTCTCGGAGAGGATCTGGTTGCGGGACAGGGGGGTGAAGCCGGGGTCAATCACAATATAGCTGGCGAAGTACAGCACCTTCTCCAGGATGCGGGGGCTGATGTCCAGCAGCAGGCCCATCCGGGAGGGGATACCCTTGAAGTACCAGATGTGGGAAACAGGGGCAGCCAGCTCGATGTGGCCCATACGCTCACGGCGGACCTTGGAGCGGGTGATCTCTACGCCGCAGCGGTCACAGATCTTGCCCTTGTAGCGGATCTTCTTATACTTGCCGCAGTTACACTCCCAGTCCTTGGTGGGGCCAAAGATCTTTTCACAGAACAGGCCGTCCTTCTCGGGCTTCAGAGTGCGGTAGTTGATGGTCTCGGGGCGCTTGACCTCGCCGTAAGACCACTCGCGGATCTTCTCAGGGGAGGCGATGCCAATCTGGATGGCGTCAAACTCAGCGTAACTCATTCTTCAGACTTCCTCCCTTACTTATTCATAGTCCTCGCCGGAGTACGACTCTTCTTCATCCTGGCCGTCCTCCTCGTCCAGCTCCACCGTCAGGTCGTCGTCATCGCTCTGACCCTTGAAGGTGAAGCCGCCGGCGGCGGCGAAGTCGGCGTCC
Encoded here:
- the rpoC gene encoding DNA-directed RNA polymerase subunit beta', whose product is MSYAEFDAIQIGIASPEKIREWSYGEVKRPETINYRTLKPEKDGLFCEKIFGPTKDWECNCGKYKKIRYKGKICDRCGVEITRSKVRRERMGHIELAAPVSHIWYFKGIPSRMGLLLDISPRILEKVLYFASYIVIDPGFTPLSRNQILSEKEYRDMREKYEDDFDAGMGAEAVKKLLQQIDLEQLSDQLRKELKDASGQKKARIVKRLEVVDAFRISGNKPEWMIIDVLPVIPPEIRPMVPLDGGRYASSDLNDLYRRVINRNNRLKRLIQLNAPDIIVRNEKRMLQEAVDALIDNGRRGRAVTGANNRALKSLSDMLKGKQGRFRQNLLGKRVDYSGRSVIVVGPSLKIYQCGLPKEMAIELFRPFVMKKLVDDGLANNIKAAKKMVEKGEAAVWDALEFVIKDHPVMLNRAPTLHRLGIQAFEPVLVEGRAIKLHPLVCTAFNADFDGDQMAVHVPLSAEAQTEARVLMLSANNLLRPQDGGPVTIPSQDMILGAYYLTYAREEGGLGHCFADKDEAMLAYDSGIVTLHTPIKVRMYREINGVMEHKLVETTVGRLIYNEAIPQDLGFVDRTNPETMFDPEINFVVGKKQLGKIIDKCITKHGFTVSAGVLDAIKDLGYHYSTRGSLTVAIADMTVPQKKYELIGDTEKEIIKIDRQYRRGLITNEERYRLSVQAWEKTTADVTTALQESMDRYNPIFMMADSGARGSMAQIRQLAGMRGLMADTSGRTIEIPIKANFREGLSVLEYFISSRGARKGMADTALRTADSGYLTRRLVDVSQEVIIREDDCGTDDGIMVSEIEEHGQVIETFAERIHGRYATADIVDPETGELLFTKDTMLRKENAEVLEAHGIHAVKIRSVLTCRARSGVCAKCYGINLAIGEPVGAGEAVGIIAAQSIGEPGTQLTMRTFHTGGVAGGDITQGLPRVEELFEARKPKKMAQLAEIGGRVTIEETKRNVMCNLTITANDGEVVTYALPYSAGIKVKDGDTVEKGFQLTEGALSPHEVLRIRGLSDCHNYLIREVQKVYRQQGVDTNDKHIEVIVRQMMRKVRVEDAGDSDLLSGSTIDIIEFLDAEQAVKDRIAAGEKNEMGEELRLPTCTRLLMGITKASLATESFLSAASFQETTKVLTEAAIKGKVDHLLGLKENVIIGKLIPAGSGLTQYRKFDTFDDEGNLTAQDGGIVADALEAPESEDAGEELLFEEGAMELESESVEEDQAPEL